Within the Erigeron canadensis isolate Cc75 chromosome 6, C_canadensis_v1, whole genome shotgun sequence genome, the region CTGTGTTCAAACTATATAATACGAGcatagtgtccgcgcgttgcggcggctagaaggtgatgacaatataaaagggagacAGTGGTGAagatcgagggaggcggtggagaaggagggtgGCGGCGGACGGTGATAGAAagtcgatgagagtgtgtaatgattaggGGGTATGGGAAAAGGagggtatataagggttttatgcttaaaaaaggatattttgggaagaaaaaaaagtgctagattttaagaaatccaatactctctataagggagtatagatatagatatggattTGATTAAATAGTTTATGTAATAATTCTAAGTTACAAATTCTAACCCGGACCCGTCATTGATTTGCGATCCAACTGACCCATCAACCTTAAAGTAAACCATGAAACAGTTcacaatataatattattttgaaaCCTGAGTTCGGGATGCTAGATGAAATAAGATGAAATAATAATCTCTTAAAGGAGCTTGAGGTGATGCATTTAAACCAAATACTGTAACTTATTGCTCACTGGAAGTAGATAGAGGCTGGGGTTGTGGGTTCAAACCATTTTTACTTATTAATAAAGTGTTGATTTGGGTTAGTTTGTCAAAGTGTATTTTAATGGATGATGCCCTTTTCAAATAGGTTAGAGTAATGTTTGTagtattatatagcttttgactTTTGCAGTCTGTATATTATGTGACTAAAATGATATACAtcttatattttacatttggtATTTTTGTTGATATTGTGGCTACAACTTGCATTACAACAGGTAGAATATGGATATACAATCCTTGTGCAAGCAGCTTGTGGAGTTGGATCCTTATTGTGTCAATGGGCTGATCACTAATAATGCACTTAGAACCATTGTTATTGGACATGTTTGCATAAGCCAAAAATGTTTTTGTGTCGGACTATCGGTATGGCTTCCTGGTCTTAAATGCCCCGTTTTCTTTTTCTCATAAATGTCGTAAAGTAATGTCTTTGACGGTGTACGAGTGAAATGAGATATAAATGatcttatctttatttaagttagagagacttttttttatacaatattaACAATTATTGAACCGTTGACCTCTTTAGAAACAAAGGCTTTAATTTTCCAATGGCTCCAAGTATTGCttgtatttttttcattaacGTTGTGATCTTTAAACTGTGTGAAACTGAATCTTGAAACACATGTATACATATAGTAATTTGGTTGTTAATGAAACCTTGAAGCCTTTTccaaatattttagttttataagtAGCTTGCTTAGTTAATATTGGAAAAAACGTATTTTATTTCACCAACTTTGGACATCGATAAATGTATGATCATGTGACATATTCATACGAACTCATTTCATAATAGGCCCGCATCATGTCATAAGCtaagtgtagaactcactcccaaaagctagctcaaaggaggaggggacacataggcttataaaccaccaatcaatcccatacttggccgatgtgggatcatatcaataccccatcctttgaagagccaacatcctcgttggtcacggttggcacccttctccttgggtccaaaccaccactccataggccaCCACTCCGAGCGTTGGAACCTCGAAAGATAGggatggctctgataccaattgatacgaacccTTCCCATAATAGGCTTGCATCATGCCATAAACtaagtgtagaactcactcccaaaagctagctcaaaggaggaagggacacctaggcttataaaccaccaaccaatcccatattAGGCCGATGTGAGATCATATCACATATATTGAGAATGCTTTGGTGTGTTTATAGCCTCTTGCCAAGGCTATTTAGTGAACTAAGATACGTCTAAATTGAGTTAGTGGTGAATGAGATCTTGAATCACAAAATGGTGTATTTGGTACAtaagttgaaaatttttttgcatttgtcccacattggtgtggGATGTAAGTTTTTACTAGTTTATAACTgcaattttcttaaaataccGAAAGTTTGTGTTGTGTCTTACTCTCCTGTGCACTGACGATTTAGAAGTGGGTTTTTGGGTCAAAATAGACTAGCTAGTTTGATTTTTGAAACGGacaaaacatgtataaaaaaattttaatgatTGGGATTCCCTGATTTAGGGAGAGATTGTGATGATTGAATGCATTGGGAAATTATTTGTGAAAGACTTTCTAAAATACTCGTATACTATACAAATATAATGTTCTTAACATATAATATTAAGCagattaattacttttaaaatcaaTTCGGATTATACCACAAACTTATACTTTTTCACTCGGACTATCACTATCGCTGAAAGCCAATATTTGTCCGTAATTCAAGTCACGTATTGTACATATGAGGTACTAAACCAAAATACTTGGGCTACCCAAAAACAAATAATTGTACTATACACAGAATTACTGATTTGATAACTCAAATGCGCAATGTGTGGCTTCACTTAGAGTCAAATAGATGGCCGTTAGCGATAGGTATGGTCTAAGTTAAAAACTACTCGTACAAGTTTGGGTATAGTTTGAGTAGAACttcaaaactttttattaaaagagtAATTTAAGGTATATTTTGAAATATCATActaatttacttttaatataatgtataatattagATGTGATAAAATTAGCATTATGCTGACACTGTTATTATCTTTACACTCAAACTaagtcaaattaaaaaattaaaaacccaTTTGTTATTCCCCTGATACAAAACCAAAATTATAACAATGTTATTCTTACATTTAAGGTTAGATTTatcatttataatatatgtaaaatacaAATTTACTACTCGTATTTAATTTTATAGAGTCAAATTTGCCACTTAAAATACATGTAAAGAACAATACTACTCAAATTGATACTTAGGTgtaattttctcatttttcctATGAAGGTGATGATTGTGTTGCTAACCAGAAATCTAGGGTCCATCATTACATGTTATTAAGTTGTTGAGATTCTTCTGGACATTAACTTGACTGGAGAATTAGTGGGTAGCAAATGATATATGAGATCAGAGGGTTCTCAtccaattacttttttttagtaataacaaaactaaaaataacGTGTtatcttaaaaagttaaaaaaaatgcaagtaACGTAAATAATTACTAGCTTAATAAATCATTTAGCCTAAAGGTAAGGCAAACACTTCGTGAgcttaaggtctcaggttcgatctATGGTAGGCACAAAAAGTAATCCTTTAAGGTACTCATTACCAATAAAGTCTAGAGTCATAGGTGACGTTTAAATACGCGAGTTtgatccttcggggtgcccagatcatgtgagGATTAGGATTAAAGTATTTTATcggcatcatatgactcatacgggGTGGATCGATAGGTATcaaattgtggtaccggggctaggaTTCCCACGTTACCCACTACATTGTGTTgagaaatttttataaaactataagtAATTACTAAATTTTCAGAAATAATGGGTAGTTATTAGTTATTACTTTTGGGGAAATTTGTTTGGTAAAACCCTATCGCCTGGAGATCCGTTGCGATTAAATCCGTTTTAGATCGGGATTGGAACCCGATACGTATAGTCTCATTGTTCATCTCTTCAAATCCCACGTATTGGGCCGGGGATGACAagaaatgtatatatttatgtaaaaacaaaaagacTCATCAATATTTTGATGACACCTTAAATTAGATACACGTGGCATAAATGGATGACGTTACTTAACAAGTATTGTGTGATGCGATTAGACGTAACCCAATGGCCGATCCGACCTCCGTTCGTACGCAAAAGTAATCCGAAATGGCTTAAGTGCCAAACGCCAAATTTGATCAGACGGTGGAAGAATCCACCAGTTTCATCTCAGCCGTGGAATTTGACATTTGATTTGTTGGAAAATATTATTTAGTCCTTGTAGTATATCGAGATCCCTAAACTTATCCATCTGTTTATTACTTTGTTCTTTTTGGGATACTACGAAATTTCCTTCTTGTATCTcgcttctttgtttttttttttttttttaaacttgtcATTATGATTCCACAACTTGTAAATAGAATTTAGGAAAATGTTccatgatgttaacatcataaatcttAGATGATGTTGTTCTCacttaaatcattttttacacatgtcaaaatgtcccccatgattttaatggtttgtgagaACAACATCATGCAAACAAAATAAATGTTAACATCATTCAAGTTATTCCTATAGAATTTATAGATATGTTTACCAATTGAGTTGACTTCATTCGCTTATCTTTTGTTACtatgaatttatttttattcttaactTGCTAAATTTagctaatatatttttattttaaatataaaaagaattttctctataataaataaaaaatatttgcgcagcccggttaaaacaacgtaagctagacCTCCCGGTATTCACGATCGAGTAATTAatacctttaaaaaattaaaaaaatctaagTTGAAAAGAATATATGAGCATGACATATTGGCatgttatatttaatacatCAAAGCCGTATGTAATTTTTATCATCATAAATGACATCTATCtagtaaaataataataggAAGCGGCTATCTACACACGTGTAATTCTCCTTATAgcttttattatctatatatcgGTCAAACGCgacgttttatataaaacaaggcGATAAAATGAGACGTTTTACATAAAACAGGATGTTTCAtatgtcttttaatatatagtaaGAAATTGCATACTTGTAGATGTACTTGATTTAGTAAACTTTATTTATAAGaaagaaagtgtaaatttgtaaatactagtaaagttgtaaaaagaaaattaatgaattaataacACAATAACTAAAAGAACAAGGCAAAATGCACCTAATTAATGGCGGAACTTAAAAGGGAAAAGAGGGGTTTTGGCCCCCAATACTTTAGCTGTAATTGGAATTACGAATTACATCTACATGGAGCTTAAGAACAGTATATATATGTCGGCAACTTAGaaacataaattaataaacttcTAAGAATCATAGGTAACTCAACTCCCTGTTCTACAATAATCCGGCCAATGGATGTTTGATGTggtagcttttttttttattttatttttaacattcaaaTGATGAGGTACAGAGGTAGCTATATTTGCAACTTACTTTGATTGCTATTGATTTAGGTGACTATagcgatttttttttttttttttttttgaacgttaaagagattttatttatatgaaacTAGCGAGAAGCTAGAAGTACATAAGGGGCATCGGAGAGATGGCAAGTGAATGTTTTTGATAGAGAGCTGATCAGAGGTAGGTATAGTAGACGATCCTTCACAAGTCGCCACCTGAAAATGTTAACTTTCAGCGGGGCAAGTCTTGTGCAGGGGAACATCCACTGGTTCGGTCCAAGGTTAGCGTTTTGCATCTTAATTTGTTCTCAGGGACTTTGTGGTGAATTGACCAGATGGGTCACATTTCCAAGCCCATGAGTCTTCTTTCTCAGTAAGCGTGATGGACGAATCCAGATGGGTTTGCAGTTGGTTTAGTTCATCTAGAGTTGATCGATGGAGGTCGAATCTAGGCCCATTCCCATTGTGAAAATTAAAGGCACCATTTCCTGTGCAACGGGCTTCGATTGGACAGCTTTTGTGCTTCTTTAACTTATAGCGATTTATGAGAGATTTTATTAGAGTGAATTCAATAAATGTGGGTTAGTTAGTCATGAGCTTACTTTGGGGTGTTTACGAATCAGGGGAAATGTACACGTTAATGACCGAGGATATTGACTAATTGGTAACTTTTATTGTATATTAATGGATAGGTGTGtcaagtttaataaaaaaaagtaaagtaactgcAGTGTCGAAAAAGTCCTCTAAgctttgcatgagatgaggatTGAACcaatgacctctgtttccagagccAAGAATGTTTACCACTGATTCAATTATGCTGCTTAATAGTAACATGTAATTTTAGTTTAATAGTAACatgtaatttttgtatttgtagGTTTTTTTATGCGTAATATCTAGTATTTGTTAGttggtattttatttaattatttttaatggaTAAATTTTCCTattctcattttaaaaaaacataaaaatatctctaacattaCATGCTAATTAAAAGGTTACCTTTAGCTGCACAAATCGATAAAATTGTTATGGTTTAAATTATGAGAATAttccaatatatatttatatgactTCATATCTATGAATTTTTATGGTCGCATGCAAAGAATGGAGAGGGCTTAGttgaatttcatatttataacaAAAGAGCAATTTGAAATGATAATAACTAGAAgtttttaaaatagtttttgGAAAGTTGCCAAAAATAGATTTGGAAATAACGAGCGGGTTGGAAATGCGAGTTGGGTCAAAAGCGAGATCGGACATCAAGCACCATGAGTCGGCCCACGCGGTCCCATTAGGTCGCTCACgcacaaaagaaagaaaaaggaaaaagggtTGTTTCATTGTCCCACATTGATTGGGAGAAGGAAACCTAAGAGTATTCTATTAATATAAACTAGCATGGttcccgcgtaatgcggcggcggtggcggcggcggcggtttagtggtgtcggtgacgggtggtgatgatATCGACAATTTATGTCGAGTGGTGTAATCGTGTAAGTTGATTTAAtggtgatagtgaaaattttttagaatataaggacttagagtgtaaattagcaagataagaatttaaagtgtaaatcaattaattaaaggCAAATTTGATAATCTCTTATAACTCTTTCTATAAGAGGTGTTTATTAAGGCTAATTTAGTATTTTTGCATCTAACAATTTGCTAACACTTTTCAAAAATAAGGgcttgataattattataaaagagtTTAGATGCTAGCCAAAAAcccttttttcatttaattctCTCTTCTCGTGAAGCTTGGGTTGAAAATCACCACCCTTTGGTGGAGATTTTTGAGCTAACTtttctaattatttttatattcaatGAGTATTTAGTCATAACATAGAAGTTATAGCTAGCACTTAACTAAGTGTTGAAGATCCGTTCATGTGTATGAGTCTTTAGATGAGTCTTTATACTTGGGCTCTGATATGTGAATGAGTTATCGTTTTTGGATTTCTACAAATAGGTTAGGtttctttgtttgtttatttatttattattagtttgTTATATTGCATGCATGATACATTATTTTAAGGAATTACCtagttaattgttttattaacttattctgcatatataattagttaggTTAAAATCCGAGCAAGAAAACATAATACTATTCACATGAAGTTCTATTGATATAAAACGTAATACTACAAGGATCGAAAATGTCATCCAACTATAATAGTAGAACCAAAATAATATTCATTCCTTTTTAACAATGCTTGGTTTTGTCCCTTACCCCAGGCGTTGTTATGTTGATGAATTCTAAGCTCAAAATTGTTTTCATCATCTCTCTTTCTTCATACTTTTCCTCCTCTCTCTCTCAACTCCTCCTTCTCTCTTCATATTCTTTTGATCATCATCacacaaaacccatttttcctatcaattattattcttttagtaCTTCAATTTCCATCCTCCCACATTTCCTCACATTTACAATGGTAATTATATATTCCAAATGTACATACATTATTAATATCGATATTTTTCgcgtatttatatatatgtaactagtTATTGATTTCTTGAAACAAAATGCAGCAACAGTTGGTTCCTCCGTGGCTCGAAAAGCTTCTCGGAACCGCATTTTTCTCGATATGCAGGACACATGGTGCAGCCGCAAGAAGCGAATGTAATATGTATTGTTTGGACTGCAATTGTGATGCATTTTGCTTCTATTGTAGATCTTCCCGCCATAAAGATCATCAAGTTATtcaggtttttattttttaatttatttttatttaattatagaAATAGAAAATTACCGCCTCTCTGTCTTTGTGTGTTTTGTTTCAACATTTATAACAGACAATCTGCTGCTCTGTTCACTTGTACTTTACAATGTTGTTGTAATGTACGacttcattcattcatttcattatacaaaaaatataattaaataaatatttcaattataatacctattgttttttcttaaaattcttGTTTCAAAATACCCTTTAAATTCTGCAATTTGAATAAGATTAAACGTTTTGAAAACTTTGACATTGTTATCATTAATCTTATATTAAGTGATTGTATATGTCACACTATATCTTTTTGCAAGCAATAAATTGTGAAAAGTACAATACAATGTGATAGTTTAAAATTGCGAAGCCATTGTATTTTagcatataatatataattttattttatggtttttggaaattgttaaatttgtttgtatattttcaaaacaacTTTTCTGCATTATGAATGAGATTAAAATGTATTGGTAACTCTCACATTGTTATCATTGGtcatatttatgtttttctatGTATCacattatttgtatttttaacttTATACCTTTTTTGTTACCTTTTGGTAATTCAATATTGAAGTGCACTTTCAACATTGTCACTTttcttattataataatatactatATCTTAATTTTTGTAAGGCAATAAATCTTCATAAATTAAATAgtaataaatatgaatatatatggaTGTACATGGTGggatatatatcaaaatatcaaattgcCATTGTATTGTATTGCAATGTTAGTAATATATACTCTAtactttatacatatatataatagaatatataataataataatgatcttGATGAATGTGGAAATGCAGATTAGAAGATCATCATATCATGATGTTGTGAGGGTTTCAGAAATTGAAAAAATGTTGAATATAAGTGGAGTACAAACATACGTCATAAATAGTGCAAGAGTTTTATTTCTAAACGAAAGGCCACAACCCAAATCAGGAAAAGCAGTTTCTCACATTTGTGAAATTTGTGGAAGAAGTCTTTTGGATGCTCTTCGTTTTTGTTCACTAGGCTGTAaggtaatattattattattatcataattcataaattaAAACCCATAATTAACCTACCTAGCTAGCTTAATTAGCTATCTCCttcattaaattattaattaattatttatataatgacATTTAATACCTAATTTTACTTTAAATGTTTGCCTTTGCTTCACATTGTTGACAATACAACTCATCCATATGGATTTGCCATGTACTACCATATGCTCATGACCTCAGCATACACGTCATTTTAATATTAAACTAATTACAAACCAACCCATTATCATCCACCAATAATAATGCTTATAATCATCAAAAATAAtattgttataattattttgtttggATATAATCATCTATCTAATACTAAATatgtctcattttttttttacaataaaacaaGAGCAAAAGTACCTTTTTTTGGACATGCTTTCTTGggtctttcaaaaaaaaaactaagcatATTTTTTACTAATTAATAAATGTAGGACGGTTAATTAGGTTAGGTTACATGTAAATGGACTCAAATGATACATAAAAATGTATAACTAACTTTGATATAACAATGTAAATTCTTAGCAAGGGTCCCTTATACTAAATGGATCGAATAGTAACTCTCTGACATCTATTTTAGAGCGTGTGCACATTAgatgttaaaataaatgttgGAATATTTCATTGTGTATGTTTCTTTAGTTACATGCCATTGTTCATTTATTGTTGTCATTATTAGCCAGATATATATAGTCCTGAAATTGGAGGTATATGTGTTTCAAAATTCTGATAATATTTTGCATTACCACTTAATTTTTTTgagtatctttatatataagttcttttttctttttgcaaaTTTAAGATAAAACATATGAAACgaaaaattgaataaaaatgtTGCAAATGTGTGTaactatatatagttttttggtTAATTAAATTCTCTTTTacatattatgattattattagttaCGTGTCGTTATATATGATTACATTAATGTTTCTTTGTCAATGTTTGTTTGCAACACTACATTAATGATAGCATAATGGCAATCACCATCACAAAAATGGAAATCGATGTTATCTAATCAAACCTTGCAGAATTTGCCAAAATTTCATGTTACATATATACTAattcatatattatttatttgattaaacttacatttttaaataaagGTTGTAGGAATAAAAAGAAATGGCAACACAAGCTTTATGTTAGAGGGAATATCATCatccacaacaacaacaacatcaagattattgatatcatcatcatcatcaacaagaaGAGGAGAAGAAGAATTGCGTGAAGGCTCACAACAAGACATTTACCCGCCCACACCTCCTCCACCCCCTTCAACTTCTTCTAATAGGAGAAGAAAGGGGATTCCTCATAGAGCTCCTTTTggatcataatatatattatattatatatatacacaaagaaAGTAAATTACTCAATTACCCTACAAAAAAAGCAAACAAAACAAATGCACCTTAAATTAAATTCCCCTTCTCTACTTTATACAACTCATCATCAACATTGACAATTTGTTTCACCAAAACATTTACCCATCTTTGGAATCCCTTCCCCAAGCCTTTCTAGGCTCTCATTTtatatgtttctcattcaaGATAGTAGCATCGATTCGAGGTATCTCATATGATAATGATGCTTTAAACTCGTAATGTGCTACATGTGACGCGTAATTTAACTCAATTAAACAATTAATGTAAATCGTTAAAAATGCCACAAAAAAAGGtacatttattattttcattcaaGGTATATCGATCGGTCGTGAGTTGATCGATGATTCTTGGCCGGGTTAATTTGATGAGGTTTAATGAAAGATGGAATGTAATATAAAGACACAAATCAAGTCATCTTGATTTTGTATCGACATATTTAACGTTGGATGGGCCATTACGTCAAGACAAGATATCAAGATTATTTAACTAGGGATTGATGTATAAGTATCAACAAAAGAGTTGGTAGTAAAATTAGCTATAGCGATGGGGGGTGAGGGGTCccaaatacaaaacaaaaactctTGTTCGGTGAGAGGCCATAAGCCAATAATTCATAATTGTTATTTATAGTTGAAAGGTGTACATGCAATTAATTAGGAAactaaagcaaaaaaaaaattttcttttggagTCCATATTATAATTCTTCATTGGCCCCCCAACCCACATGGGCCGTTTACAAAAAAGAAAcactttttgttaattaaataaatataatttatttataattttctaGCAAAGCAAAAGTTGGGTAAAAGTCATGTTTCTTTGATGGAACCTAGTTTGGTTGGCTCAATGAATTGGCATCTATTTCTATAGTCCTTGTTGTGTTTCTTTACATTATTAAAAGTACTTTTGATTTCTTCTTCAATATATGGAAATGAGTTAATTGATCATTGTATGGTCAAAATATGTATTCTTGATAAAGTTTTCCGAAGACAGGTAAAAAAGACAACTATTATATTATTTCCCCGAATATACAAGCTCATTATGCACATAACATCATTATTGATTTAACATATGATTATGAAAACTTTAGctaatagtattttttttccctaaagTTAATTTcgcttaaaatttcatgttgtgATTTAACAACGGAAGGTCTAGTACACGTTGTCTTAACCAAGTCTGCGATAAAAAGCTCTCTCGAAGTAAAAATGCATATTTTAAATACCTGATGGggaaaaacccctactaatccgccttTAGACTTGAACAttggtatacccaagccaaaacctcataaagggactttcTATGTCCTCCCGAAGACTTAAACACAAAACCTTATTGATGAAGAATGGtgtttcaaccattgagctaatgctGAAAGACAACTAATAGTATTTCACATGCCGTGTTATTAACTTCAATTTAACTCCTTTTAAGCTACTCTAAATATTAGTAATTTATCGTTTAGCTCCACGTTTGGATAACCACCACCACACAGGAAAAATTTAATACACTACAATAAATTAGTCATTTCTACACATTTTATTCTACACAATTTTGAAAGTgcataaaattttgttaaatcattcgcatttaaaaatatgaataaatagtctacattaaaaagtgtgaaaaagcTACAAGCTAACTCCACATTTAAAAGTGAAGAAAAAATGTTCACgctaataagtgtgtacaaGTTTTATACTTTATGCACTTTTAAGTGTGGATATCATTACTTCACAAGTGATTTCTACGCATTTGCTTAAAGATAACCCGCGAAGAAATGATTTTGTAGTGCGTAGAAATCAccgcgaataaaatgatttatacatttaaaaacacgtaaaaatctaatataatacacacttattagtgtgtaaacatttttcttcacaCTTATAATTGTGAAACTTGTAACTTTAATTTGTACATTCTAATGTAGACTATATTTCTACACATTTCTAAATACGAAcaacttaataaaattttacGTATTTTTAATAAGTGTGTAAAAAAAGTATGTACAAATgataaatttgttgtagtgataaTTAAACAGCATGAATAAAAGTTGGTATTAATTTATAATGGTTTATCTCCACATTTTTCCTCTTTGTCATTTTGGATTTTTGTTCCTCCAACTTCCTTTTTTTCATAGTTGTTTAATTTCAATTTATTAACGTTCATTAAGTTATTGTTTTTACCTTAAAAGGATAAAACTGCGAATTGTTTTAAAAAGTTGAAGTATTAAACTAAAGAGATTGTAATAGCGGattcgttcaaaaaaaaagaactttttttttgctGAAAGTCGAAACTTCTAATTGACTAGGAATGAAAACCATAGTACCATTCCCCTATCCATACACAAAAGGTCCCTTTAGTCATTCATTTTCAATTAACTTAATCGACATCATTTTCTTTTCGACTAATTTAACCAAATAATCCATCTCCTAATTATGATACATCATATCTTTAGATTAACATTAACCTTTTTATTCAATTAAAAATAACGCATATGCAATATTTAACTAACGATCAATGTTAGGTTGACAAATATTCTCAAAATAAACTTTTACAAAAACATTTGTCGTATGAGGTGGTCCAATCAATAACGggagagaaagaaaagagataATACATAAacctgatttttatttttattttaagatagACTGAATGACAACACCCTTGATTATTAGCGAAGTCCATTCGAGTTCAAATTCAAGGCGATGGCTTTAAGTTGTTACTCCTCTGTCTTTGATGAATATAGTATAGGTGGAAGTTATAGGAATGTTTAATTGATCATTGTATGGtcaaaaaatgtatttttgataAAGTTTCCAAAGACAGGACAACAACGATTATATTATTTCCCCGAATATACAAGCTCATTATGCACATGacatcattattaatttaacatATGATTGTGAAAACTTTAGCTAATAGTATTTCACATGTCGTATTATTAACTTCAGATTAACTGCTTTTAAACTACTCTAAAATTAGTAATTTAATATCGTATTAGCTCCACGTTTGGATAACAACCACCACACTGGAAAAAATTAATTAGTAAACAACCCAATTGCATGACTAAAAGTtgatactcgcgcaatgcgacgaCGATGACACTAACAGTGATGTGGTGGTAT harbors:
- the LOC122605845 gene encoding uncharacterized protein LOC122605845 isoform X1, which encodes MLMNSKLKIVFIISLSSYFSSSLSQLLLLSSYSFDHHHTKPIFPINYYSFSTSISILPHFLTFTMQQLVPPWLEKLLGTAFFSICRTHGAAARSECNMYCLDCNCDAFCFYCRSSRHKDHQVIQIRRSSYHDVVRVSEIEKMLNISGVQTYVINSARVLFLNERPQPKSGKAVSHICEICGRSLLDALRFCSLGCKVVGIKRNGNTSFMLEGISSSTTTTTSRLLISSSSSTRRGEEELREGSQQDIYPPTPPPPPSTSSNRRRKGIPHRAPFGS
- the LOC122605845 gene encoding protein RGF1 INDUCIBLE TRANSCRIPTION FACTOR 1-like isoform X2, giving the protein MQQQLVPPWLEKLLGTAFFSICRTHGAAARSECNMYCLDCNCDAFCFYCRSSRHKDHQVIQIRRSSYHDVVRVSEIEKMLNISGVQTYVINSARVLFLNERPQPKSGKAVSHICEICGRSLLDALRFCSLGCKVVGIKRNGNTSFMLEGISSSTTTTTSRLLISSSSSTRRGEEELREGSQQDIYPPTPPPPPSTSSNRRRKGIPHRAPFGS